Proteins encoded by one window of Streptomyces sp. LX-29:
- the msrB gene encoding peptide-methionine (R)-S-oxide reductase MsrB, which translates to MPYEVDKPEEQWRAELTPQEYQVLREAGTERAFTGEYTDTKTSGVYSCRACGAELFRSDTKFESHCGWPSFYDPKDTDAVELIEDRSYGMVRTEVRCARCGSHLGHVFAGEGYPTPTDQRYCINSISLRLTPDGD; encoded by the coding sequence ATGCCGTACGAGGTCGACAAGCCGGAGGAGCAGTGGCGCGCGGAGCTGACCCCGCAGGAGTACCAGGTGCTCCGCGAGGCCGGCACCGAGCGGGCCTTCACGGGTGAGTACACCGACACCAAGACGTCCGGCGTGTACTCCTGCCGCGCCTGTGGGGCCGAGTTGTTCCGCTCCGACACCAAGTTCGAGAGCCACTGCGGATGGCCGTCCTTCTACGACCCGAAGGACACGGACGCGGTGGAGCTGATCGAGGACCGCTCGTACGGCATGGTCCGCACCGAGGTGCGCTGCGCCCGGTGCGGCTCCCACCTCGGGCACGTCTTCGCGGGCGAGGGCTATCCGACCCCGACCGACCAGCGGTACTGCATCAACTCCATCTCGCTGCGGCTGACGCCCGACGGGGACTGA